The following are encoded in a window of Chloroflexota bacterium genomic DNA:
- the lipB gene encoding lipoyl(octanoyl) transferase LipB, with protein sequence MPSGVLSVVDLGLKEYGEALTLQRALREERIAGRVDDTLLLLEHPPTITLGRRAAAKEMRLPEAELKAQGFGIWQIERGGKSTYHGPGQLVGYPIVDVRARGLSVPRYVHLLEEAIIAYLGSVGQPAARREGYPGVWVNGNKIAAVGVHLKQWVSIHGFALNVDPDMRHFETIVACGIGDAGVTSMARELRRDFAMSDVKAAVARSLSETFGYGKIQWHNAVAFPDGILQAKA encoded by the coding sequence ATGCCCAGCGGCGTGCTCTCCGTCGTGGACCTTGGACTCAAGGAGTATGGCGAGGCTCTGACGCTCCAGCGCGCCCTGCGCGAGGAGCGCATCGCGGGACGGGTGGACGATACGCTGCTGTTGCTGGAGCATCCGCCGACGATCACCCTGGGCCGGAGGGCCGCGGCGAAGGAGATGCGGCTGCCTGAAGCCGAACTGAAGGCGCAGGGCTTCGGCATCTGGCAGATCGAGCGCGGCGGCAAGTCCACCTATCACGGGCCGGGACAGCTTGTGGGCTATCCCATCGTGGATGTGCGGGCCAGGGGGTTGAGCGTGCCGCGCTATGTGCATCTATTGGAGGAGGCGATCATCGCCTACCTGGGGTCGGTGGGTCAGCCTGCGGCGCGACGGGAGGGCTACCCTGGCGTGTGGGTGAACGGGAACAAGATCGCGGCCGTCGGCGTGCACCTCAAGCAGTGGGTGAGCATCCACGGCTTCGCGCTGAATGTGGACCCGGATATGCGTCATTTTGAGACGATCGTGGCGTGCGGGATCGGCGATGCGGGGGTCACTTCGATGGCGAGGGAGTTGCGGCGGGACTTTGCCATGAGCGATGTGAAGGCGGCTGTGGCGCGGAGCTTGTCCGAGACGTTTGGCTACGGCAAGATACAGTGGCACAATGCAGTGGCCTTTCCGGATGGCATCCTCCAGGCCAAAGCCTAG
- a CDS encoding MFS transporter, producing MSQNATLRNEALESSGAPVSGYRWVIATGFVLSNWFLILPSLSFGILLPAIRDSFPLSDTQAGWLSSSARIGSVILTFLSVVFFTRLNPLKLFTSTLLLGTAFTFMMASAVNFWLFAIARCAFGASFSARTPSRPLLGQQWFPLKEIPILQGFTIGLTGIAEFFTLAATPIILSATGSWRTTLFIYGGYGALVFFLWLFFGKERITPDYLEKAKAPKGLSLGGVWRHKELWLVGIGGFAASFGWWAFSTFWPTYVQDAHDIHLKRSGLLFGVLSLSQVPASLVMGVLVTRMRDRRPVFIACGLGMTGALIGMALVTQTWALVLLAIGGGLSWCFMPIMFSMPYEVPGIDLNSVSAGSALLTILLTLGGITGPIVAGAISDHTGSLFIALIASACAPIAFCFLILPVRPFRRAG from the coding sequence TTGTCCCAGAATGCGACGCTGCGGAATGAAGCCCTGGAATCGTCCGGCGCGCCAGTCTCCGGCTATCGCTGGGTCATCGCGACGGGCTTCGTCCTTTCGAACTGGTTCCTCATCCTACCGTCGCTCTCCTTCGGCATCCTGCTCCCCGCCATCCGCGACTCCTTTCCGCTGAGCGATACGCAGGCGGGATGGCTCAGCTCCTCCGCTCGGATCGGCAGCGTCATCCTGACCTTTCTCTCCGTCGTCTTCTTCACTCGCCTCAACCCGTTGAAGCTCTTCACGAGCACCTTGCTCCTTGGGACGGCCTTCACGTTCATGATGGCCTCGGCGGTGAACTTCTGGCTCTTCGCCATCGCGCGATGCGCCTTCGGGGCGAGCTTTTCGGCGCGGACGCCGAGCCGCCCCCTGCTTGGCCAGCAGTGGTTCCCGCTGAAGGAGATCCCCATCCTCCAGGGGTTCACCATCGGGCTGACGGGCATCGCCGAGTTCTTCACCCTGGCGGCGACGCCCATCATCCTTTCGGCCACGGGCAGCTGGCGCACGACGCTCTTTATCTACGGCGGCTACGGCGCGCTGGTCTTTTTCCTCTGGCTCTTCTTCGGCAAGGAGCGCATCACGCCCGATTACCTGGAAAAGGCGAAGGCGCCCAAGGGCCTCTCGCTCGGCGGCGTCTGGCGGCACAAAGAGCTGTGGCTCGTGGGGATAGGAGGCTTCGCCGCCTCGTTCGGCTGGTGGGCCTTCTCTACCTTCTGGCCTACCTATGTGCAGGACGCCCACGATATCCACCTGAAGCGCTCGGGCCTGCTCTTCGGCGTCCTTTCGCTCTCCCAGGTGCCGGCCTCGCTGGTGATGGGCGTCCTGGTCACGCGGATGCGCGATAGGCGGCCCGTCTTCATCGCCTGCGGCCTAGGGATGACGGGAGCGCTCATCGGGATGGCGCTGGTGACGCAGACGTGGGCTCTTGTGCTCCTCGCCATCGGCGGCGGGCTATCCTGGTGCTTCATGCCCATCATGTTCTCCATGCCGTATGAGGTACCGGGCATTGACCTGAACAGCGTCTCCGCCGGGTCGGCGCTGCTGACCATCCTGCTGACGCTCGGCGGTATCACGGGACCTATCGTCGCCGGCGCGATATCCGACCATACGGGCTCGCTCTTTATCGCGCTCATCGCCTCCGCCTGCGCCCCCATCGCCTTCTGTTTCCTTATCCTCCCGGTGCGCCCGTTCCGGCGAGCGGGCTGA
- a CDS encoding MFS transporter gives MVNLSTSLPAISLGLLLPSIREDLHLSPLQEGWLGGAVQIGSIAVTIGAVARLSGANPRRLIIFSTAMGSFFVFLMSGAVNFAMLLLSRLSFGAVSATRVPGRALVVQQWFPRSEYPIASGITIGFVGVVEFFALSLTPWIEETTGSWRTTLVIFGGVNATIFLLWLLFGRERHTPEYVARFKAAPPVSMRTALGHGQLWLAGFTGMGAVISWQGFLNFWPSYMLEAREVSLQRSGLLFGLISLAGVPTALGFGILASRIDDRRPLFILCGLVMCGGMLGLVMVEAYWVLLLCVLAVGAAWGFMPLIFAMPYELPNIPVTHVAAGTALLSMLVTIGGFLGPVIAGALTEATGSRFIALVVCACGPLSLVAFSLPMRPRVRQA, from the coding sequence ATGGTCAACTTGAGCACAAGCCTTCCCGCCATCTCTCTGGGCCTGCTGCTGCCTTCTATCCGGGAGGACCTGCACCTCAGCCCCCTGCAAGAGGGCTGGCTGGGTGGGGCCGTCCAAATCGGCAGCATCGCCGTCACCATCGGCGCGGTGGCGCGACTCAGCGGGGCGAACCCGCGGCGATTGATCATCTTCTCCACGGCTATGGGCTCGTTCTTTGTCTTTCTGATGAGCGGCGCGGTGAACTTCGCCATGCTGCTGCTCTCGCGGCTCAGCTTCGGGGCTGTCTCCGCAACGCGCGTCCCCGGTAGGGCGCTGGTGGTCCAGCAGTGGTTCCCCCGGAGTGAGTACCCCATCGCCAGCGGCATCACCATCGGCTTTGTGGGCGTTGTGGAGTTCTTTGCCCTTTCGCTGACGCCGTGGATCGAGGAGACGACGGGCAGCTGGCGCACGACGCTGGTGATCTTCGGCGGGGTCAACGCCACTATCTTTCTTCTATGGCTGCTCTTCGGCCGGGAGCGGCACACTCCCGAGTATGTGGCCCGCTTCAAGGCGGCTCCTCCGGTATCCATGCGCACAGCGCTGGGCCACGGGCAGTTGTGGCTTGCCGGATTCACAGGGATGGGGGCGGTAATCAGCTGGCAGGGGTTCCTGAACTTCTGGCCGAGCTACATGCTTGAGGCGCGCGAGGTCTCGCTCCAGCGCTCGGGCCTCCTCTTCGGCCTCATCTCCCTTGCCGGGGTGCCGACGGCGCTCGGGTTCGGCATCCTAGCTTCGCGCATAGATGACCGGCGGCCGCTCTTTATTCTATGCGGCCTGGTGATGTGCGGCGGGATGCTGGGCCTGGTGATGGTGGAGGCCTATTGGGTGCTGCTCCTCTGCGTGCTGGCCGTCGGCGCCGCCTGGGGCTTCATGCCTCTTATCTTCGCCATGCCGTACGAGCTGCCTAATATCCCGGTGACCCATGTGGCGGCAGGAACGGCGCTCCTGAGCATGCTGGTGACCATCGGCGGCTTCCTCGGCCCCGTCATAGCTGGGGCGCTGACGGAGGCCACGGGCTCGCGGTTCATAGCCTTAGTCGTCTGCGCCTGCGGCCCCCTCAGTCTTGTTGCTTTCAGCCTGCCGATGCGTCCACGGGTGCGGCAGGCCTAG
- a CDS encoding MBL fold metallo-hydrolase, protein MQLHVVPVTSFVENTYILSDEKAKEAIIFDPGGEADRILEAVKDLGLTVKYILNTHGHMDHVGGVLKVREGTGASWGIHADDAIMAKRQPASYALRLIPDYQDPPEPDLMLKENDEFTIGAITVKVIETPGHTMGSICFLADGVLISGDTLFQGSVGRTDFPGSSTEALVKSIKEKLFSLDEETVVLPGHGGETSIKQEKLYNPFVGARGRLWTP, encoded by the coding sequence ATGCAGTTGCACGTTGTCCCCGTGACATCCTTTGTGGAGAACACCTACATCCTGTCCGATGAGAAAGCCAAGGAGGCCATCATCTTTGACCCGGGCGGTGAGGCGGACCGCATCCTGGAGGCGGTGAAGGATCTGGGGCTGACGGTGAAGTACATCCTGAACACCCACGGCCACATGGACCACGTGGGCGGTGTGCTGAAGGTGCGCGAAGGGACGGGCGCAAGCTGGGGCATCCACGCGGACGACGCCATCATGGCCAAGCGGCAGCCGGCCAGCTACGCCCTGCGCCTCATCCCCGATTACCAAGACCCGCCGGAGCCCGACCTGATGCTGAAGGAGAACGACGAGTTCACCATCGGCGCTATCACGGTGAAGGTGATCGAAACGCCGGGGCATACGATGGGGAGCATCTGTTTCCTGGCCGATGGCGTCCTCATCTCCGGCGATACGCTCTTCCAGGGAAGCGTGGGCAGGACGGACTTCCCGGGCAGCAGCACGGAGGCCCTGGTGAAGAGCATCAAGGAGAAGTTGTTTTCCCTGGATGAGGAGACGGTGGTGCTGCCGGGCCACGGCGGGGAGACGAGTATCAAGCAGGAGAAGCTGTACAACCCGTTCGTGGGCGCGCGCGGGAGGCTGTGGACGCCGTAG